Sequence from the Zeugodacus cucurbitae isolate PBARC_wt_2022May chromosome 5, idZeuCucr1.2, whole genome shotgun sequence genome:
gtgtgtgtgtgtgtgatatatatataattacacgTATTTATATATCccgttaataatttaattttagtatgagggctgaggcaatttattttcaattcactttcaccactacattatatccaagactatacacacACCTAATGTTGCTAAGTTATTTCACctactaaccgatatatacgtaCAGAGCCCACCGGACGTTTGAAAGTCCTAATTATAGGTATATGGAAGTTAGGCGAAGTCATGAGTCATACAGTGACTCCGGcaactaactgaaggtttcaaaaccggagcacactcctgtaggaccctcaGACGAGATCTATTtcttgatgaccagagtatactgagtttgtggagggaacacttctccgacctgctgaatggcagtgaaagtaccacaccaggagatggcgaaccagattccccaatcgacgttgatggaacagatgttccattgcccgaccgtgaagaaattagaatagcaattaaccgcttgaagaacaacaaggcggcgaagaactgataaggtgcatgcatcagcttctttgtagaatatggtcggaagaaagcatgcccgacgattggaatctcagtgtactctgtccAATCCACTAAAagagagaccccacaatctgcgccaactatcgtgggataagcctccttaacatcgcttataaggttctatcaagcgtactgtgtgtgttctttgtagaatatggtcggaagaaagcatgcccgacgattggaatctcagtgtactctgtccAATCCACTAAAagagagaccccacaatctgcgccaactatcgtgggataagcctccttaacatcgcttataaggttctatcaagcgtactgtgtgtgttctttgtagaatatggtcggaagaaagcatgcccgacgattggaatctcagtgtactctgtccAATCCACTAAAagagagaccccacaatctgcgccaactatcgtgggataagcctccttaacatcgcttataaggttctatcaagcgtactgtgtgaaagattaaagcccaccgtcaacaaactgattggaccttatcagtgtggctttagaccatcATAACCAGAAAACCATTCGCCAAATCTTGAAGAAGAccccgatgtctgaatttggtatccccgcaaatctaatacagctgtgtaagctgacgttgagcaacaccaaatgctccgagccgttcgataccaaacgaagtttcagacaaggtgactcgctatcgtgtgagttctttaacctgatgctggagaaaataatacgagctgcagagctaaatagagaaggtacaatcttctacaagagtgtacagctactggcgtacgccgatgatatcgatatcattgaaaacaacacccgcgtcgttagttctgctttttccagattggataaggaagcgaagcgtatgggtctggtggtgaacgaggacaagacgaaatatctcctgtcgtcaaacaaacagtcagcgcattcgcgtcttggctcccacgtcactgttgacagtcataactttgaagttgtagataatttcgtctacctgggaaccagcaataacaatgtcagcctggaaatccaacgcagaatcactcttgccaacaggtgctactatggactaagtaggcaattgaaaagtaaagtcctctctcgacgaacaaaaacaaaactctacaagtccctaatcattcccgtcctactttatggtgcagaagcgtggacgatgtcaacatccgatgagacggcactaggagttttcgagtgaaaggttttgcggaagatttatggtctcttaagaattggcaacggcgaataccgcagaagatggaacgatgagctgtatgtgttatacgacgatatagacatagtccagcgaaaaaagacagcggctacgctggatgggtcatgttgttcgaatggatgaaagtgctccagctctgaaagtattcgatgcagtacccgctggtggaagccgaggaagagggagacctccactccgatggaaggaccaggtggagaatgacctgtcttcacttgtttttaccaattggcgccaaacttccAAAAGGAGgcatgcgtggcgcgctgttgtggactcggccaTAACCgcataaacatttcaaaagttataagatgCGAAGAGATTGACTtgcacggagtctttttgacaccctcacctgggaaccatttctagaaagttgagattctaacaataaatatagcctatgttacggggggtgaatgtagctttccaatgctgaaagaatttttcagcaTAGTCACATCTGGAGGCTAGAAAAATAATTGTTCTCTATTTATATGAGAGACACAATTAAGAAGGAACATTGGGTTAACATCTCCAGTAATTTGAGGAAAATCTATCACATTGATACTTCTTatcgaaaatacaacaacaataaacgatAATCAATATAAGcgaagttgcgtatacgccatcgTGGTTCATTTTCTAAACGAAGCAAAACGCACAACTTTACATATTCGTAAATATGTTGAATAAACGGTTTaactttatttgcaaattttaatattgaaaaatactacTTTCGAACCTCAGTTGCCATTCTTCGGCCATACAATGCTTTCAATAAAGTCCAAGTGATCAAACACTTTTGTTATCACATAAGGTTCAAAATCGTCAGATTCCTTTGCgacaattgcaaacaatttatgTATGGGGAAATTTTCTTGAACTTTGTATATTGGCATGCCAAGGAAAGTGCgcttaaatttcaaattctttGCACATAGTTGAGATGGCTTCAGGTCAGCACCGGTCTTATCAAAACATTCACCGTCTGCTACAATCTGAATTTTTCCGAAATATCCCATcaaatctataaaaatttatatagtacaataaaataaaagtagataaaaatcaaattgaaaactCACAACTCTCTGGATTCACTTGTGAAGTGTATAAGCACACTGGATGCCAATCGGAAGAGTAGTCCAAATCACTCACCATTTCAATCAAAGCAATATTGTTAAGGGAAGGTGTTTCTGAAGAGAAATCGGGATGTATGTGAACTGCCTGAAATGTTGAAATCAGTTTAAAAAGAATTTGTTAAAGTTCTAACTTATTAATTACCTTTATTTCCTTATGCTCTGAACCCACTTCTATCTTCGTAAATTTGACAGTTGATACGCAACCTGCTGCAGTTATATAAAACCGTTTGTCAATCCAATTGCCTCTACATAAGCCAACTGCACTGTCAGATTTAAAAAGAAAGGCACTGAACGAGGTCACGGGATCAATCGATCGCAAATCATTAGTTATTTTTTCACAAGCTTAAACCAAATTAAAATCCCATTAACATTTAGCAATAAAAGTATGTTTCATAAGATCtgtgtttacaaaataaaacatgCAATTCAAAACAATCCGAAACTTACCAAGTTCTGCTGGACGTTTCTGAGGTGTGGCAACATCTGTTCTGTAAGTAAAGAGAAATTTAACAAATAGTCACGAGATAAATGGCGATAAGAGTGCGTGAGTAGTAGTTTCTTGTAAGTACTCTTAATTTAAAAGAGGTCAACACTAAACTGTTCGTCCACTAACAAACATGACAGAATTCATCTAACGGTGAATGGGTTCTATTTACCGCCGAAAATAGGTGTGGCACTAGAACATTGAAATTCTTAAGTTCACCgcgttattttcataaattaattgcaagTGTTTTTACTTAGTGCTTACTCAGAGAGCTTTAAGCTTAGAAAACTACAGACTTAACAATAAATTGATCTTCATTAAAAGAGTTAGTTTACtttataattacattaaaacaCTTTACTACCTTTTGGCAAGCTGGTTGCTTAACTCAACTACTTTCTGATTCAACCGTGTAATTTCCGCAGACATTCTAAAAAATAAGGAGAAATTAACAAGTtatgttataataattttacaaaccAAATCGTATTCATTCTTAATGCTACCTTCCTTCCGCTGTTTTTATCACCTCTGTCAATCTGaaagtttccaaaaataaaacaagagaTAGTAGTAGAGCTCATGAATAGCTGGTGATACTCAagttcaaaacaaaatattatttaccgttGATTCCATCTCTCCTCAGTTGCGTTGGCTTCCGCGGTCATTCTGAAAATTCcgacatttttataaaacaaaggtTAGTAGTAGATcttatgaaaatagtttaaaatatttaagttaaaaataaagtattaattACCGTTGAGTACACCTATCCTCGGTTGCTTTAGCTTCCGCGGTTATTctgaaatttggatttttttaataaaacaaatggaTGTAAGTAGatcttgttattgttggcgaTATTGAAGCTCTAAATATAATATTGCTCTCGTTTAATTCTACCTTTCTTCCATTGCTTCGATTTTCGCTGTCAttctgaaattttcgaaaaataaatcaaGTGTTAGTgatataacattttatttcgGATTGGTTCTATTTACCTATTCAGTGCATCATCTATTAGACTTTGCTTTTCTTCGATTGTTTTAGCCAAACTCACGCAACTGTCTCTCTCTTTCCCGGCATCTACGTTAATTTTCAATGGCTCATCGATTATGGGGGGATCAGGCTCATTCCGTTTTCCATACACTGTCGCTTGGAGCAGCGCGAAGAAAAGTCCAAATAATATgagtttatttttcattttacaaaataaCTTCAAATAGCTGTGAATAGAAAAAGTAGAAACAAGTGTTCTTaatctatttaatattattatcaccGGAGTACACTCGAATATCTGGTTCTCATAAGTATGTCGCCTACATTAAATTTGAGCAGTAAGTCCAATTATGGACGAACTTTAACGAAAATCGTGCCGCTaagcataattttattttaatattctcgGAAATTTTGTTTCTTCACCTAAAACCTATCTGTTCGTAACTCCCTAATGCAAAATCCCAGAAACACAACATTTAAGATGTAAACCCATATCTGAGGAACTACTTGTCCAATTTGAACGAAAAGTGCTACGAAATATTTCGGTGATATATTGATGTTACGAAGCCTACTTTGCATTTAACGTTATTCTGAATATCATCCGATtctttgctttacaatatatattaatgaattagcaataaaaatattgaaattaagtttaacaaatataatGTATTCAAAGTGTGGCATCACTCTAGACATAATCAAAATCGGATCACAGTTTACAAATCCCAAGATATCGAACTTGAGGATCACAGTGCATGTGACATTTATcgcaaatatcggtaaatctctcacaaAATATCCTAAAGGAATTCAGATGGCGTTTTTCACTGACAATAATGTTCCTCTATGCCAAGAATTGGTAATCCCAAGTACATAAGTACTTTCCCAAGGTACACCTAGAAGTATTTTAGATTAAAAgtattgtaaattaattaaaattttgtttgaatttgtgcttaatatATTGACTGCGCGCGAAATTCTCAAACAAAGTTCTTTTATGCATTACTGCTTTTATAAGAGATATTCAAAAATGTACTGAAATATACAcagatattcataaatatatatttaattttaattttaagggGGTGTTCAGGTCAAGCAGGACGCACCTTTTTCTGAAGCCCCCACTCCACCGGCTcgtatttcgacaattttttttatattattaaaatctcaataaaaaaaacatatacaaaaatggatagtaaaaatgttttcaatttctttttatcttagtataaaaaatgcctaaaattcatgCGTCTAGACCTAAATACCCCcttgaacaatttttattaaaaaaaaaaacataaatattagaaaaaattaattatatttttgtggcACAAACCGCAATCTTTTactatattaaatttgtatgaatatttatccataaaaaatattattactcatacgccatggcgaaCTATAACAACAGAGATTTGGTTGGTGTAACTCCTACCCAGTGCACgctgttataaatattaatgatgtCAAtgatgaatttaattaattaattaaattataatatattaaattctaCACTCACCTTCTTCCTTAGTCCTTCTCCAAAGAGACGCAGCACAGAAATGATACTGAATTAATTTCTGCTTCGCTTTATATTCAGTCACTGATCGCGAATTGCTTATATATTGAGAGAAGAGCAAGAGAATCACAGCCACTCTAGTGATAGTATTTGGAAAGCTAATATTACCGTTCTcacgaaaagaaaaaaaaattaactctcccatacaaaagaaaaactgaGAGATATTGTAGAAGAATTACTGAAATAGAATTTGGTTGCGTCAGGGCAGTCATGCACTCACACATACCTATGTTCATTCAAATATATTCTCAGCAAAAATGAGAACATAAAATTCCACGAATGATAAGAATGCAGATCACCACAATTTCTTTGCGGTCTCTCTGTCACGGCAACTGAGCAGAGTGAGTTGCGCGAAGTATGTTCTCTCAATTATATGTGTTGAATATTTGCCAATGAAATTgttgcttaaaataaaatttaagtaatcAACAATCATCGAGCGAGGTTGGGCGGAGCAATATGTGTTTCAAGAGCGTAAGCGATCACACGTATTGTCTCTTTCTCCAGCAAACGGAGAGCGAAAATGCGCCGTTACAATGGGACAAAGTGACAACAAACTCTTCAGAGAGCATCAGTGCCATGGTTCATAGCAGCGTTGACGTCAATACGCTTGACATGTGGCGGATGAATGCTTCTGCCTTATCTTTATATTCAATTCAACTGAAATTGCCAATTCATTCTAATTAATGCATTATATACAGTTGCGTTCAAATAAATACCACTGCGTGCAGGAGTATGCTTTAAGGCAAAACCGTGTGTTTAACTGCATATAACTGTTAACTACGAATATTAATACGGATTACAAAGAACACACTGCTAAATGTCTCCCATCGTAAGAGAGTCTGAGGAAAATTGCACAAGAATTTATGGTAATTCTAATATAGCAATGGATCGGCCAAAAGTAATGAAAGTAGGATCAGTCAGTACATTGGTGCACATATATTCCAtgatattatttcaattaaatttattatcagcACGTTTTGTATTATCTCTCACTCAGACAAGAAATTCAGAAACAAGCCAATCCCGACTATAGTTATGACGGAGAATAATACTGTAAAATTCAGAAGAATTTATGTTGTTTTAAATTATCAACTTGTGTGTATAATTGCtgtgaatgaaaaataatttatactgGAAGTTTATTGAACCCACCGTGCAGTTGATAGTAAAGTCGATCTCTTGTAAATATATTACGTTGTCTTAAATAATGTGTAAATTTTATCAAAGAAATGGTTAACGATAGGACCTTGAATTTAGATGGAAAATGTATTCAGAATACTTCAAATACTAAAGAGATTTAGCACAGTTTCGTAATATTGGTAATATCGTAAATAGTTATTTTAGAGGAAATACAAACGCTATTGCGAATGGAATGGCATTTTGCATTCAAGTAATTCCATCACACACTGCTATTAATATGAACACcactgtatataataataaaatatattttgaaatttcggtTGAATTGAATATATAGATATCCTATTGACATCAGACATGTTTTTATGTTCTTTGTTGACATTTTCGATGCTGCGGAGATTGCGTACGCATGCTCTCCGAAGAGCTTAATATCGCTTTCTCCCATGTTTAATGCTATTTTCTTGCACTCTGTTCACTCGTGAGAGAGACTGTGTCTATAGGTGCGATCACTTACGTTCTCCAAGCATATAATAAGGCTTCGTGCATACCCACTCGCAAATGTGTGTTCACTCAAATTTTGTAAGCAACAATCTAGTGGGCAAATGGACATGTATacttctatacatacataatgaaTGAGCATAATTTAGCGCTGACACTTCTCATTGGATGATTTGTTCTTGTACATACAGACGAACATTGATATAGATATAGAAAGCATTCGCTTGTTAAGAATTAGTTAGCTCACTACATAACAAATACTTGTAAGAAACAAAAAGAGAGGAGGCTCAGTACCGCCTTCTTTTGTGCGCTTCGTATGGATCCAAAGTAGTTTATATATAGCGACTGATATTAAGCTATAATAGAGACAAGTAGATGTGGCTTCGTGGAGGTACAGTGGGTtcgtttaagtaaaaaaatgacattttattcatatatcatttatttcatcTCTCAGCTTTCACAttgatttagaaattaaaaaattataattaataaaattaaaaaatattaatttagttttattcaattaaataaataaaaacacaaaaaccaaaaaataaaaataaataaataaaaataaaatactcaatAAAATTTCCATGAATCTATCTTTTTTCGCCTGCTAACAACTTATATTTACTGTCTAGCTAACAACTGATATCACTGTTGATTTGTAAGAATTAGTTAGAATATGCTAAGTGCTTGAGAATTCACAAGCCAACCTTAAAAAAACCAATTTCCAATTACACTTGAGTTTCATGTATTTAATTTCGCTTCTCTTCCCAATTAGATGCGCTCACAAGGATGAGTTCGGCACGCAACGTGTGTACAAGAAGACTTCACCCAACTGTGTGCTCACACTCTATCTACCGTCGCGTGAGATCACACTCTCCGGCAATAATCCGGCCATATTGCGTGGTATAATCTATGTGGATCCAAAGGCGATACAAGGTTACAGGGTGTATGCTCAATTAACATTGACATTTCGGTGAGTACTATACTATTCTATACAGATGCATGTGTAACGCAAAAAGAATTTCACATACAATATGCTCGTATCACGAGAGGAGTAGATAGATTTGGATTCAGGTAAACTACTACTATTTTGAGAGCTAACGGTACTTAATTACCCTGCATAATTTTATAGTGTAGATGTTTCATTTTTCACAAAGCCGATTTATTATATCGTACGAAGCTTCTTTATTTCACAAGTGCTCAAGAGATAAAACCTCATTGAATAAATCTGTCCTCAGATTCTAATATAGCTCTTTTTCGTCATTAATTTATTGATGGACAACAACTGCAAAGGCAATTCATTGACGACAGAGCAGAGAGGCTCGAGTAGATTGTAGGGATCTTGTGTAAAAGTTTTTCAGAAGAATGTCTTTCCATTGAGAAAGCATTTCATCGTTGCTTCAGCGTTGATGACGTTTATTTCAGGTACAGAATGTGCCATTTTGGAACTACCGATGCTCTGTGACCTATTTGAAGACTTTCAAGATAAGCTCTCGATGTATTCTTACAATACCCAGACGTTAATTATACAGACGTCCCTCCGAATTTGATTTCTTCTTCCTAAAATTGCCTCAAATAAATATTCACTGAGTAGGACTGCCAACTATTAAAAgagtgtttaaattaaatacatatgtaagagactaaaaataatgtttgctctgaaaataataaataattgtaaagtAAAGAAATTAGATAAACCAAGTACAACACTACAGATACCAGACTTAAGAGACCCCAACAactttacttcttcttcttcttgactggcgtagacaccgcttacgcggttatagccgagcccaaaacagcgcgccacataTACCTCCTgttggcagtttggcgtcaattggttataccaagcgaagcaaggtccctctccacctggtccttccatcggagtggaggtctccctcttcctcggcttccaccagcgggtactgcaacgaatactttcagagctggagcactttcatccattcgaacaacatgacctagccagcgtggccgctgtcgttttattcgctgaactatgtctatgtcgtcgaataacacatacagttcatcgttccatcgtctgcggtattcgccgttgtcaatgtttaagggaccataaatcttccgcaaaacctttctctcgaaaactcctagttccgtctcatcggatgttgacatcgtccacgcttctgcaccgtaaagtaggacgggaatgatgagagacttgtagagtttggtttttattcgtcgagagagggctttacttttcaattgcctacttagtccataatacctgttggcaagagtgattctgcgttggatttccaggctgacattgttattgctggttcccaggtagacgaaactatctaaaacttcaaagttatgactgtccacagtgacgtgggagccaagacgcgagtgcgctgactgtttgtttgatgacaggagatatttcgtcttgtcctcgttcaccaccagaccactgataaggtccaatcagtttgttgacgctgagctttagtctttcacacaatacgctcgacagaaccttatacgcgatgttgaggaggcttatcccacggtaattggcgcaaattgtggggtctcccccACGTTATTGAAAGCGGcattaagaagaaaaataattgagCTCCACAATGctattttttgctataaataagaaatattcatGAGAATATTATTGCAAAAGTTATTATTGCCCACTTATTGCAAGGGCACGCATAGACCATATcataaatcatattaaaaatacgtgCAACGCTAACTGAATCATAGGCTTGCTACGTTTTGTTTTGTGGTATGTgccatagaaaatttaaattagaaagtGCACTCTTTGCCAGAAGTAAACATATGTGCATTGCTAGAGATATCAATTTCTttttcacgcacacacactcacgcactcACCAATACATAAACATTTTCTAGTTATTTTCCCTTAGTGCAATACCATTCAACCGGAAATTGAATATCCTGTGCGCTGGTATCTCATAACGGTGCAACAAGGCGAGCCCATTTCTTGGCGCCACCACAATTACATATGCGCCTAGTTGTATGCAATATTTATGCGAAAATCCGTTTAAATGCAccgctaacacacacacacacgtacgttTCACACCTCACACAGTGTtccaaaaatgtgtgtgtgttgttgttgtgtgctcaCGCGTGACATTTGCGTCAGCGCGGACATGTTGCTGTCAGTAAACATAATAGAATTTGTTCACGACCCTGCTATGTTAACACTAAAGTGCCGCAAATGCAAGTTAAGTCGCACATAAGAGCATATTTTGAGAGCAGCAGTTGATTGCTTTTTGGCATTAGTGTTGGCGACGACAAATCCGATTATGTAAGAGGTGCATGTGATCGGTGTTTAATTCGAAAAACTGCAGTTAAGCAGGCAGCAGATATAAAACAACTGAATTCTTTATTTGTAATACCTAATcactaatatatgtattttaaatttttttgtaaacgaATTGAGTACTTGAAGCGTGACCGCTGACAAGTGACTGAACAAAGAAAGATTTCTTGTTCGCATTTAAAAAAACTTTGGCTTGTATTTATTGTAGAATGTTAAAATGCAGGCATACGAGTCCAATTACCGAGATTCTACGCTTTGTTTGATCTTCAACTATGCCTTGATATAACAAACTATATATAatgacaaaataaatacaaggaTAGTCCCTAATATTTACTAgacattaaaatattcaataaggcTTAAGTGTACTTAGGTTTCTTTCAAGAGAGAATATTGAGGTCGGATATGAAAGTTCAGAGCTAAGAGCTCGGTGAAGTCTGAAATCGGCCAATGCCGCGTAAGGTTTGGAGCCTATAAATGTATTTTGGAAGTCCCTGGCAAGGTGTTCGGTCAAAGTTTTTTGTTGTCCGATGCTCAAGTATGAGCTTTGTTAATTCATTATGTTCAGCTCAAAAGGCCACGGCGACTATAATCCCATCGTGATTGAAAATAATCTGCAGAATTCATGAGGATCATTATGTAAAACAAATGGACCTTAAGCCACAGTACACAGATTGTTGATTTTCTTTCATCTGTCGATCTATATTTGAATGATCTTTGAACAGCAAATGGTTTGAGAATGCTTAATACATCTTTCTCTATATTTTCCTCTGTCGATAACTCATCTTGCGGAATCATCTCAAGTGCCAAATAACTACCCTTGAATTTAACATGAGAAGCACACTCAAATAGAATATACTTTACAGTTGTAGTTGTCTTCTCCATGTAAAAGGATCTTGAAAGAGTTCTACAAATGTTATGCAAAATACCTAAGAGCCTCCTAATATCTCCTATCAAACTTTAACTTGACCGTAGATCTTGTATCGAGGTTAAACACTTTGGAATACATTTCTTAACTCACCGAAGAACTCATTAGAACTAACCGTATGAACGTGGTCTCTATTTGTACATGCCGCTTTAGAAACTTTATAGTCTCCCCGTTTGGCTAATCTTTACTCTGTCTGTGCAGAACTCATACAGCTCTGTACCCACCTACGGATATTTTTTGACGCTAGAGAATTTTATACAGTTTAAAAAGAGTGCGATGGCTATCTAAAGCCTCACATTCAAGAGCGACAGAATGTCGAACTAACTAAATGGTTGTTCCATACTGACACACCTGGAGTATTGTCCAAGTCCTCGAGTGAAGTATTCAAGATTATTATTGTCGAGAATTTATTCGAGAGAGTTTGGTCAAATAACGTTACTTCCAGACAATTTGTTtttagatgaaaaaaaaaacataattttatatttgtgaaACAAAAGCGAGATTATAGATGAAGTGGCGCTTATGTTTGAGTTTtttctctcaataaattcaaCATTGCTGGGTCACtgtgtatattttaaaatctaaCCTCTAAATCTCTTAGCTAGAGCTCTAAGTAAGAACACTTGTAAACGCTAATAAATAAGAAAGCACAAGCTTCAACACATAAAGCACATAATTACGATAGAGCCCAGAGCGGATAAGAGGCTAACAAAAGCAGTTGAACTGAGCCA
This genomic interval carries:
- the LOC128922027 gene encoding uncharacterized protein LOC128922027 isoform X3; translated protein: MAYDYLKLFCKMKNKLILFGLFFALLQATVYGKRNEPDPPIIDEPLKINVDAGKERDSCVSLAKTIEEKQSLIDDALNRMTAKIEAMEERITAEAKATEDRCTQRMTAEANATEERWNQRLTEVIKTAEGRMSAEITRLNQKVVELSNQLAKRTDVATPQKRPAELDLSKLIKHSELDRYLKKKLSQMKSTVN
- the LOC128922027 gene encoding serine protease Hayan-like isoform X2 — translated: MKNKLILFGLFFALLQATVYGKRNEPDPPIIDEPLKINVDAGKERDSCVSLAKTIEEKQSLIDDALNRMTAKIEAMEERITAEAKATEDRCTQRMTAEANATEERWNQRLTEVIKTAEGRMSAEITRLNQKVVELSNQLAKRTDVATPQKRPAELACEKITNDLRSIDPVTSFSAFLFKSDSAVGLCRGNWIDKRFYITAAGCVSTVKFTKIEVGSEHKEIKAVHIHPDFSSETPSLNNIALIEMVSDLDYSSDWHPVCLYTSQVNPESYLMGYFGKIQIVADGECFDKTGADLKPSQLCAKNLKFKRTFLGMPIYKVQENFPIHKLFAIVAKESDDFEPYVITKVFDHLDFIESIVWPKNGN
- the LOC128922027 gene encoding serine protease Hayan-like isoform X1, coding for MAYDYLKLFCKMKNKLILFGLFFALLQATVYGKRNEPDPPIIDEPLKINVDAGKERDSCVSLAKTIEEKQSLIDDALNRMTAKIEAMEERITAEAKATEDRCTQRMTAEANATEERWNQRLTEVIKTAEGRMSAEITRLNQKVVELSNQLAKRTDVATPQKRPAELACEKITNDLRSIDPVTSFSAFLFKSDSAVGLCRGNWIDKRFYITAAGCVSTVKFTKIEVGSEHKEIKAVHIHPDFSSETPSLNNIALIEMVSDLDYSSDWHPVCLYTSQVNPESYLMGYFGKIQIVADGECFDKTGADLKPSQLCAKNLKFKRTFLGMPIYKVQENFPIHKLFAIVAKESDDFEPYVITKVFDHLDFIESIVWPKNGN